One stretch of Pyrenophora tritici-repentis strain M4 chromosome 4, whole genome shotgun sequence DNA includes these proteins:
- a CDS encoding DUF974 domain containing protein — protein MAQQRGHAMGDSLKTAHSVSLKVLRLSRPSLATQYPLPNSKSLGISPRASLAYPSQNDANDQFILSPALNLPEAFGSAYVGETFSCTLCANNELDPSDNAKAISGVRIQGDMQTPSNPTGSPLDLSGLSGEDDGVSPGPGESLQRILRFELKEDGNHVLAVTVTYMETALGEGKAASGRVRTFRKLYQFVAQQLLSVRTKAGEMGHRNGSSRYLLEAQLENMGEAAVCLETVNVNPKPPLRSRSLNWDMQSAGLNAPILSPRDVVQVAFLLEHQAGDDDDMPDSVTEDNKRVLGQLAIQWRSALGDRGSLSTGWLTARR, from the exons ATGGCGCAACAGCGAGGGCACGCGATGGGCGACTCCCTCAAGACGGCGCACTCAGTGAGCCTAAAGGTTCTGCG GCTATCCCGCCCTTCTCTTGCGACACAATATCCTCTCCCAAACTCCAAGAGCCTGGGCATATCGCCCAGAGCTTCGCTCGCGTACCCGTCACAAAATGATGCAAACGATCAGTTCATCCTCAGCCCAGCGCTGAACCTCCCTGAGGCGTTTGGTAGTGCCTACGTTGGCGAGACATTCTCCTGTACGCTATGCGCGAATAACGAACTCGATCCATCGGACAATGCAAAAGCAATAAGCGGTGTGCGGATTCAAGGCGACATGCAGACGCCTTCCAACCCTACAGGCTCACCGCTAGACCTTTCTGGCTTGTCAGGAGAAGATGATGGTGTCTCCCCCGGCCCAGGCGAATCCCTACAGCGCATCCTAAGGTTCGAGCTCAAGGAAGATGGGAATCATGTCTTGGCAGTGACGGTCACATACATGGAGACAGCTCTAGGAGAAGGAAAAGCGGCTAGTGGCAGAGTCAGGACTTTTCGCAAACTCTACCAATTCGTGGCGCAGCAGCTACTCAGTGTTAGGACGAAAGCGGGAGAAATGGGCCACCGGAATGGATCTTCTAGATACCTTCTAGAGGCGCAGTTGGAAAATATGGGGGAAGCCGCAGTGTGTTTAGAG ACCGTCAATGTGAACCCGAAACCACCTCTCAGATCCAGGTCGCTGAATTGGGACATGCAATCCGCTGGGCTCAATGCGCCGATACTGAGCCCGCGTGATGTGGTGCAGGTAGCGTTCCTGCTGGAGCACCAGGCtggcgacgatgacgacATGCCGGATTCTGTAACGGAAGATAACAAAAGAGTCTTGGGACAGCTTGCGATTCAGTGGCGGAGTGCGCTGGGGGACAGGGGCTCCCTCAGCACTGGATGGCTTACAGCCCGGCGCTGA
- a CDS encoding Mitochondrial carrier, whose amino-acid sequence MPEQEEARPNVQKDIPNRPRDLTEVSRAVLRSEQAKRWTKRYRTEVAASSSSLLSTFAAYPLDSVKTRLQAYKFSSFTDCVRHTYKTEGFHGFYRGVWSPLASITLVRTVSFSIYQRTKYALDNWIYQTTGSSPLVIANTRGAWPTLSTVACFGLAGVNAGAAITVIACPFELTKLSAQISVLMAERSDGGGKNEAIRKSYQNLGTWKTAQNLVKHRGWGGLYSGFHLHLLRDSIGTGIYFVTYESVKQILANARGTSPTHPLAVVIAGGVCGLVSWACIFPIDTVKSIYQRNCLVGGKDKATRPKIEFFSRRMYRGLGVSMSRSCMVNAIFFTAFEFLKKRINGMTYDEELLRANDY is encoded by the exons ATGCCCGAGCAGGAGGAAGCGAGGCCAAATGTACAAAAGGACATTCCGAATAGGCCGCGTGATCTGACCGAGGTTTCAAGAGCTGTGTTGCGGAGCGAGCAGGCAAAGCGATGGACCAAGAGGTATAGGACTGAGGTCGCCGCAAGCTCCAGCAGTCTGCTTTCCACCTTTGCTGCA TATCCTCTGGACTCGGTCAAGACCCGACTGCAAGC CTACAAGTTCAGTTCCTTCACTGACTGCGTTCGCCATACCTACAAGACTGAAGGCTTTCATGGTTTCTATCGCGGGGTCTGGTCTCCTCTTGCAAGCATTACCCTCGTCCGTACCGTATCCTTCTCGATATATCAGCGAACCAAGTACGCGCTCGACAACTGGATCTACCAGACTACTGGAAGCTCGCCACTTGTCATCGCCAACACGAGAGGCGCATGGCCTACGCTCTCGACAGTTGCGTGTTTCGGTCTGGCAGGTGTGAATGCGGGTGCTGCCATTACGGTAATTGCAT GTCCTTTCGAATTGACCAAATTGAGTGCCCAAATCTCCGTGTTGATGGCCGAGCGCAGCGACGGTGGCGGTAAGAACGAAGCCATACGGAAAAGCTACCAGAATTTGGGAACCTGGAAGACGGCGCAAAATCTGGTCAAACACCGGGGATGGGGAGGCCTGTACTCCGGTTTTCATTTACATCTAC TTCGAGATTCCATCGGTACCGGCATCTATTTTGTTACATATGAGAGTGTGAAACAGATCCTGGCAAATGCACGCGGAACTTCGCCCACCCATCCATTGGCTGTGGTTATAGCTGGTGGAGTATGCGGATTGGTCAGTTGGGCATGC ATCTTTCCCATCGATACGGTAAAAAGCATCTACCAGCGCAACTGCCTCGTCGGAGGCAAAGACAAGGCAACCAGACCAAAAATAGAGTTCTTCAGTCGGCGGATGTACAGAG GTCTGGGGGTTTCCATGTCTCGATCATGCATGGTCAATGCAATTTTCTTTACCGCCTTTGAGTTTCTCAAGAAGCGAATCAATGGCATGACCTATGACGAAGAACTCCTCCGCGCAAATGATTATTAA
- a CDS encoding archaeal coiled-coil protein, whose protein sequence is MTDSPLPRIPLDAKEQPILDKLQSIRTELELMKRDRSTYVKSQDVVKLYDQVIEQVMVLNEIRETKRLEQNKVDYMLDDCFQLISLAYLTVGKNHEPPAVYSYVSTIKRLLDHLKEATFYSQKDLEALDKNVQDCRRYVERGREMYSPHLVTLLDARLKVCEEILAELKLTLSELTPELTPKWEKLVSILRSLCGCNARSKFPHDEVEEYSEELNKLAEELKEYGIRAYETEGTTEERLAEMVNKMQLVQENPEPAPEANTLVGTLLRRNLLWVTLIKQKQGRISPAFKDTYDKLLAIRNKLEKLTLTQAWSLRETDLWDFQRQLDRVDEARVDGNFVDALGRPSEIYEQRTLLYLLRKSYALIYQLILTSEPVSEALLPIYNQLTTLRKCLLEVKKLGGVSSPRELYPYSMKLNSIDNMRVDGKFMVGDEIPDGQGRVTQLLEECFELAYDLRNDATDNSSAEATPSNEKAEPLSA, encoded by the exons ATGACGGACTCACCCTTGCCGCGGATCCCGCTGGATGCGAAAGAGCAGCCCATCCTCGACAAGCTGCAGTCCATACGGACCGAGCTTGAACTAATGAAGCGTGATCGGTCGACATACGTCAAGAGCCAAGATGTAGTAAAACTATATGACCAAGTCATCGAGCAAGTCATGGTTCTGAACGAGATCCGCGAAACCAAGCGTCTCGAGCAAAACAAGG TTGATTATATGCTCGATGACTGTTTTCAGCTCATTTCTCTCGCCTATCTGACTGTTGGAAAGAATCATGAACCACCAGCCGT GTATTCATATGTCTCTACCATCAAG CGTCTTTTAGATCATCTCAAGGAAGCTACATTCTATTCGCAGAAAGATCTCGAGGCTCTCGACAAGAATGTGCAAGACTGTCGGCGTTATGTCGAGAGGGGTAGGGAGATGTACAGTCCCCACCTCGTGACCCTGCTCGATGCTCGTCTCAAAGTGTGCGAGGAGATTTTAGCAGAGCTGAAGCTTACGTTATCTGAGCTTACGCCCGAACTGACACCGAAGTGGGAAAAGCTAGTGTCGATACTAAGATCACTTTGTGGCTGCAACGCCAGATCAAAG TTCCCTCACGATGAAGTTGAAGAGTATTCGGAAGAGCTAAACAAGCTCGCCGAAGAACTCAAAGAATACGGCATCCGGGCGTATGAAACAGAAGGGACCACAGAGGAGAGACTAGCTGAGATGGTAAATAAGATGCAACTTGTCCAGGAGAATCCCGAGCCGGCGCCAGAAGCCAATACCCTCGTCGGGACCCTGTTGCGGCGAAACCTGCTCTGGGTCACCTTGATCAAGCAGAA GCAAGGACGTATATCACCCGCGTTCAAAGACACTTATGACAAACTGCTCGCTATCCGAAACAAGCTCGAGAAACTTACGCTTACTCAGGCGTGGTCGCTCCGTGAGACCGACCTCTGGGACTTCCAGCGTCAGCTTGACCGCGTGGACGAAGCGCGAGTGGACGGCAACTTTGTGGATGCTCTCGGTCGACCTTCAGAAATATACGAGCAAAGG ACGTTGCTCTACCTTCTGCGAAAGAGCTATGCGTTGATATACCAGCTCATATTAACATCGGAGCCTGTTTCTGAAGCGCTTCTACCAATCTATAACCAACTGACCACGCTTCGGAAATGCCTGCTTGAAGTGAAGAAGCTTGGGGGCGTTTCTTCACCAAGGGAGCTATACCCCTACAGCATGAAG CTGAATTCGATCGACAACATGAGGGTAGACGGAAAGTTTATGGTGGGCGACGAGATACCCGATGGTCAAGGCCGCGTGACACAGCTTCTGGAAGAATGTTTCGAGCTCGCATACGATCTGAGGAACGATGCGACAGACAACAGCTCGGCGGAGGCCACGCCATCGAACGAAAAGGCCGAGCCTCTCAGCGCCTGA
- a CDS encoding glutathione reductase: MSSNTKECDYLVLGIGSGGIASGRRAAKHGAKVIAIESSRYGGTCVNVGCVPKKVTWNAAAIAETFKDAPAYGFQVGGVPDFDWPYFKKKRDDYVKRLNGIYENNLNKDEIEHFRGRAKFVAKDEVEVALNDGGVQRIKAKHILIATGGRPMIPDIPGKELCINSDGFFDLEKQPKSIATSGAGYIGVEMTGMLHALGTKTHFFIRGDKLLRSFDPMIQDTVTQEYERQGINLYKGTQITKVEDIGHGLKRVTYQETETKRESTVEVEEVLFATGRVPEIEDLKIADFGIKLNEKNHIVTDEYQNTSIPNIYAIGDVCDRGFELTPVAIASGRRLSDRLFNNQPDAHLEYENIPSVVFAHPEIGSIGLTEPEARKKYGDDKIKIYKTQFTAMYFAMMDPSEKQPTAYKIICAGDNEKVVGLHILGQGSSEILQGFGVAIKMGATKKDFDNCVAIHPVSAEELVTMT; this comes from the exons ATGTCGTCCAATACGAAGGAGTGCGATTACCTAGTGTTGGGTATCGGTAGTGGTGGTATTGCCTCTGGTCGACGAGCAGCCAAACACGGCGCCAAAGTCATTGCGATTGAATCATCACGATACGGCGGTACCTGTGTGAACGTTGGTTGTGTACCGAAGAAGGTGACTTGGAATGCCGCAGCCATTGCGGAAACCTTCAAGGACGCGCCCGCATACGGCTTCCAGGTTGGCGGCGTACCGGACTTTGACTGGCCATACTTTAAGAAGAAGCGAGACGACTACGTCAAGCGCCTAAACGGCATCTACGAGAACAACCTGAACAAGGACGAGATCGAGCACTTCAGAGGGCGTGCGAAATTCGTTGCAAAGGACGAGGTCGAGGTTGCACTCAATGACGGAGGTGTCCAGCGCATCAAGGCGAAACACATCCTCATTGCGACCGGAGGACGACCCATGATACCCGATATTCCCGGCAAGGAACTTTGCATCAACAGTGACGGTTTCTTCGACCTTGAGAAGCAGCCCAAGAGTATCGCGACAAGCGGCGCAGGATATATCGGTGTTGAGATGACTGGTATGCTCCATGCCCTGGGCACGAAAACACACTTCTTCATCCGTGGTGATAAGCTTCTCCGGAGTTTTGACCCTATGATCCAAGACACTGTAACCCAGGAGTATGAACGTCAAGGCATCAACCTGTACAAGGGTACACAAATCACAAAGGTAGAAGATATCGGCCATGGACTGAAGCGTGTCACCTACCAAGAGACTGAGACGAAGAGGGAATCGACTGTTGAGGTCGAAGAGGTCCTCTTCGCGACTGGTCGTGTGCCGGAAATCGAAGACCTCAAGATCGCCGACTTTGGCATCAAGCTCAACGAAAAGAACCACATCGTGACCGACGAGTACCAGAACACGTCCATCCCTAACATCTATGCCATCGGAGATGTTTGCGATCGCGGCTTTGAACTCACCCCTGTGGCCATTGCCTCTGGCCGTCGCCTGTCTGACCGTCTCTTCAACAACCAGCCCGATGCACACCTGGAATACGAAAATATCCCCTCTGTCGTTTTCGCCCACCCCGAGATCGGTTCGATTGGCTTGACTGAGCCCGAAGCCCGCAAAAAGTATGGTGACGACAAGATCAAGATCTACAAGACCCAGTTCACAGCCATGTACTTCGCCATGATGGACCCTAGCGAGAAGCAGCCCACGGCCTACAAGATCATTTGTGCAGGTGATAATGAGAAAGTCGTTGGTCTGCATATCTTGGGTCAGGGCAGCAGTGAAATCCTGCAAGGATTTGGTGTGGCGATTAAGATGGGTGCAACGAAGAAGGATTTTGATAACTGTGTG GCTATCCACCCAGTATCAGCTGAGGAACTTGTCACCATGACTTGA
- a CDS encoding ribosomal protein P1 yields MSNAELATSYAALILADDGVDITADKLQSLIKAAKIEDVEPIWTSLFAKALEGKDVKDLLLNVGSGGGAAPAAGAAAGAAAGGADAAEPAAEEKKEEEKEESDDDMGFGLFD; encoded by the exons ATGTCTAACGCCGAGCTCGCCACCTCTTACGCCGCTCTCATCCTCGCTGATGACGGTGTCGACATCACT GCCGACAAGCTCCAGTCTCTCATCAAGGCCGCAAAGATCGAGGACGTCGAGCCCATCTGGACGTCCCTGTTCGCCAAG GCTCTCGAGGGCAAGGATGTCAAGGACCTACTACTGAACGTCGGTTCAGGCGGCGGTGCCGCTCCCGCTGCTGGTGCTGCTGCCGGCGCTGCCGCAGGCGGTGCTGACGCTGCTGAGCCCGCTGCtgaggagaagaaggaagaag AGAAGGAGGAGTCAGACGACGACATGGGCTTCGGTCTCTTCGACTAA
- a CDS encoding Bud13 domain containing protein, translating to MGGRLSMPKAADGLSETSKPTSANARARLTRGRGIINGRTIMAPLAAFTMAGLLFVYARTSIRAAKLNAKKHREADGGQISWHKESLRRHGQMEKLDDDKGTFSEALMGDIRKKKKQQQKVEENQKAPVERSENEAELRKILGKKD from the exons ATGGGAGGGAGGCTTTCCATGCCAAAGGCCGCCGATGGCCTTAGTGAAACTTCCAAACCAACTTCTGCAAACGCACGCGCCCGTCTCACGCGGGGTCGAGGCATCATCAATGGCCGT ACAATCATGGCGCCATTAGCTGCCTTTACAATGGCTGGTCTCCTCTTCGTCTACGCTCGAACTTCGATACGAGCCGCAAAGCTCAACGCAAAAAAGCACCGCGAGGCAGATGGTGGGCAGATTAGCTGGCACAAGGAGAGCCTGAGGCGGCATGGGCAGATGGAAAAATTAGACGATGATAAAGGGACGTTTAGCGAAGCACTCATGGGAGACATTCGGAAAaagaagaagcaacagcAGAAGGTTGAGGAAAACCAGAAGGCGCCGGTGGAGAGGTCGGAAAACGAGGCAGAATTGAGGAAGATCTTGGGAAAGAAAGACTAA
- a CDS encoding BTB domain containing protein has protein sequence MRASTTARSSALVIVEVGAEKTKYTVHRSFLTEHSEYFRKALTGSWKEAQEGVVTLENVDCDGFNIFVDWMYTRKLPRIPVKHDDSDDLGDSNISMLKALVPGDRILALNFHRAVRDAIIEDLIVNCPWYKAIIYGFANLPKDHPVLDLMVASHCLDYTDNDDTKENGDFQRRSQLPVDFLIRVMLRYSFMKSQDWSKCILDPCDYHGHVSEEDREKYPVKMRGLKQKT, from the exons ATGCGCGCAAG CACCACCGCTCGCAGTTCTGCGCTCGTCATCGTAGAGGTTGGCGCGGAAAAGACCAAGTACACGGTTCATCGTTCGTTTCTCACAGAACATTCCGAGTACTTCCGCAAAGCCTTGACTGGGTCCTGGAAGGAGGCTCAGGAAGGTGTTGTCACGCTGGAGAATGTCGACTGCGATGGTT TCAATATCTTCGTTGACTGGATGTACACGCGGAAGCTTCCAAGAATCCCTGTCAAACACGACGACTCAGACGATTTGGGCGACTCGAACATATCGATGTTGAAAGCCCTTGTCCCTGGCGATCGTATTCTTGCGCTTAATTTCCATCGAGCGGTGCGCGATGCAATTATCGAGGATCTCATAGTAAACTGTCCTTGGTACAAAGCCATCATCTATGGGTTCGCCAATCTTCCAAAGGATCATCCTGTCTTAGATCTCATGGTTGCATCACACTGCCTCGACTACACTGATAATGATGACACTAAGGAAAATGGCGATTTTCAGCGCAGATCGCAACTACCAGTTGATTTCCTAATACGCGTCATGCTTCGCTATAGCTTCATGAAGAGCCAAGATTGGAGTAAATGCATCCTGGATCCGTGCGATTATCATGGTCATGTATCAGAGGAGGATCGAGAGAAGTATCCTGTGAAGATGAGAGGACTGAAACAAAAGACGTAG
- a CDS encoding protein containing SET domain protein produces MHIPPDHADIQLQRCPDLVIKSDTPKGRGVFATNNILAGTIIDICPVLVLGTEENKEHIEKTSLYHYTYNWPIKDMNGNNQTAQAVIFGLGSMFNHSTQEQNVGWMRDLGRQIITYRALRDIRRGEELCISYGSHLTFKDADPVPPTPPEEELEQLRMMEPY; encoded by the exons ATGCATATTCCACCTGATCATGCTGATATTCAGCTTCAGCGATGTCCGGATCTAGTCATAAAGAGCGATACACCAAAAG GACGTGGTGTGTTTGCAACAAACAACATATTAGCGGGTACCATCATAGACATCTGTCCAGTCTTGGTTCTAGGAACAGAAGAGAACAAAGAGCATATAGAAAAGACCTCGTTATACCATTATACTTA CAACTGGCCAATCAAGGATATGAACGGTAACAATCAAACTGCTCAAGCTGTCATCTTTGGGCTGGGTAGCATGTTCAATCACTCTACCCAAGAGCAGAATGTGGGTTGGATGCGAGACCTCGGGCGGCAGATTATTACGTACCGAGCTTTAAGAGACATTCGCAGAGGGGAAGAACTAT GCATCTCATACGGAAGTCACCTAACCTTCAAAGACGCAGATCCTGTACCTCCCACGCCACCTGAAGAAGAGCTCGAACAACTCCGAATGATGGAGCCATATTAG